The sequence CTATTTGACAAGCTTTTTAACCATCAGATAGCTCTAATTCTTCCAAAATAACTTCACGAGAATGAGTAATATTATTAGACTCTCTCTGATTGGATAGCACCGATATAGTCTAACTCATCTTCTAAATCTTCTAAAATACTATTTTTTATAAAGTCAGTGGTAGATACTCCATATAAATCTGCCACCTTTTTTATATTTTCATATTCTTTATCATCAAAATAAAGAGATACTATAACCATGATTGAATAACCTCCTAGACAAAAATATAATAAATTTCAAATAAAATTTATAGTGGTAATTATACTTTGATATAATATTTTTATAAAACTCATACCATTAAAAGAGCTGGTAGGATAACTACCAGCTTCTATTATTTAATTATTCAATATCTTCTACAACTCGAGCTAAACATTCTTCCAAAGCGACAATTTCTTTATAACCTTCTTCACAATAAATAATAGCTAGTACAGTCGCATAAGGAATATGATTTTCAAGAAGATAATCTTTATCTTTCACTTCTAAGATTTCCCCTTTAAATAAGTTTACTGTATTATCCTCTGGGTCTTGAATAATATTTTGACTCATACGATATTTTTTTCCTAATTCTAATTTTGTAGCCATAATTTTTTCTCCTTTTTGATTAAAAATTCTTTGTGTTGCTTACCTGCCTCACATTTTCTTGAGAACATGAGGGAAAAAGAGGATTGTCAAGGGCGAAGAGTGAAACGTCCCTTGCAAGACTCTGAACTCATGTTAAAAGAATCAAAATAAGGAATCATTGCCCTGCAATGATCTCCTTTG comes from Catellicoccus marimammalium M35/04/3 and encodes:
- a CDS encoding DUF6290 family protein; its protein translation is MVIVSLYFDDKEYENIKKVADLYGVSTTDFIKNSILEDLEDELDYIGAIQSERV